GCGACAAAAATTGACGGATCATGAATGCCGTGCTATGTGGTAAGCAGCGAGAGAACTTTTTTCAGCCCCCATTGCAAAATGAATCGTCCTGTGGTATAATACCTCACGTTCGATATACAAGCATCCAGGTGAGCTTTACAGAGGTGAACGGCAATGAAGGACAAGATACATCCCAAGTGGTTTGAAGCTACATGCACATGCTCCTGCGGCTCGACCTTCCAGACCTTTTCAACGAGAAAGGGCCTCAAGGTGGAAGTGTGCTCGGCATGCCACCCGTACTACACGGGCAAGCAGAGAAGCCTCTCAGGCAAGGAAGGACAGGTGGAAAAGTTCCGCCAGAGATACGGCCTCGACAAGGAAGGGGAATAGGGATTCATCTCTCATGGTGAAGCCTCTTTAATGAAAGAGG
This sequence is a window from Candidatus Eremiobacterota bacterium. Protein-coding genes within it:
- the rpmE gene encoding 50S ribosomal protein L31 codes for the protein MKDKIHPKWFEATCTCSCGSTFQTFSTRKGLKVEVCSACHPYYTGKQRSLSGKEGQVEKFRQRYGLDKEGE